In a single window of the Natronosalvus caseinilyticus genome:
- a CDS encoding right-handed parallel beta-helix repeat-containing protein, with protein MSRPHPKASRNTALVLAVLTACAVIVIGGGAAAASSHDGCISVSSATVIDQPGCYVLDSDLTASGDPIVEINASDVVFDGQSHDIGGGDPAIHVMPDVSNVTVQNVTVYSSYAGIYIESASDVTVEDVTARNNVYEGISVDDSTGVTIANSTTRDNDYDGIYVDTATDLTIANVTTRNNDDGIELQYASNVTIRDVTHRYDAYWGLHAEDSVNVTVERMTTELSNGEGFDDGAIYFDETNGSIVDSSLAVGEYGLGVELYYSHGTVIDNVTVSASENHALDVDRSEDVVVRDSTFATGPYDDAVYVDNSPDARLTDLSVEGGEYGVALSGSANVTMQNVAMDNSTWGFSMSGHYRHDIDQSNTIDGLPVYIYEGVDGMTFDGSVPRGYLAVVDGSDISLTGFERTDTGQAFVAAHVQGLSVESANLTDNEYGLHVVNSTSVLITDTNVSGSHYGMYLGDSPGATVDSLVAYRGEYYSGGKQAIRAGSSPDLTVRNGTFDRMKVWLTDSDRLLLEDSYLEGTKVEFFGSEDVIIRDNEFVGGGTVVDVRDRSRRATIENNTIANPYGYGISLMENSNGAVIRSNEIHGVTQGTSHTGVGIQLVYTEAHITNNTIDGVERAGIGLSGGTGAIVENNTVTNSPTGIETNINRNTREFVVRHNTIDGVTDGVVLTRYASDAVIEGNAIGNASGNGIEATGSSYSSTKSSNVTITANHVTFVGTNGAYLNNVEEYTVADNTFTNGTGARAIHVSASDTAAVTGNDVDGYGELTALRDQPRGAITVADATNVLVEANSLESSVVGIQILEAGGSVTVSDNAVTNATHVGIGVDAPEATISTNDVRWTAGPGIAIGSRTLPAQGEDEIVADSVTVANNLVVENDLGIAVWDDDATVSANHVERNGAGIHVGSALGIDGVTLVDNVIADNRNETATEVRESRGIVLDHLVGGTVANNTVTNSLAAIQFIATSDVVVEDNRFNDSNQGLAFVQTLSHIDQTADGDPRYTWTPPSTNVTVRHNALEDNDESVHFTVGPSIVVDDGSTKDVTEPTFNEGDEHLVYDNLFNGTTAFNETYAVNESFLPGYERDVFPNAWNVSATSGTNVANGSVLGGNYWASPDSSGYSQTCTDADGDGLCDAPYELAGANNTDWLPLADPDAKASSPHGPIAVSDHFITTMDEPLQVVAPGIVANDHHPDGSSVSVSQVGSPAHGTVFHEPDGEVSYGPDQGFTGTDTFTYRIEDEDGELSNWATVTVEVLPDPDRPPYAAADHYTILEGETLEAAVLENGYDADGDELVVADYNGSVEGGSLVGVPAGFGYTPPSDFTGKDTFTYRIKDEDGKLSNWATVTVEVLPDPDRPPYATADHYTILEGETLEAAVLENDYDPDGDELVVADYNGSAQGASVIGVPAGFGYTPPDGFTGTDTFTYRVQKEDQSSTDTSPWGVQGTGPYSNWATVTVEVLPDPNRAPVSAPDTYVTEVDDTLSVTAPGVLRNDRDLDGDDIGVDDFDEARHGLISVAADGTLTYVPDPGFAGTEAVRYVAADPSSVTADGLVTILVVDPNRPATVAVTPDPLEFGTIETGTAETATVTVTNVGGTPLTVSGVDLAGSETTPFDVVAGNTTTQLATGATHAVTVSFEPTTVGGASETLRIHTNDTTTPMLELELSGTGITSDDGAEGSDGGDAGVGAGSGSDDSSADSGGSDSPTGQPGSDVTVTRSADGTTDVSVENAQNGTAVDIEMSGTGSGNVTLDGLNITPLVDGDFTLNVSVSEDAPPGAPDTTPSGEPPISYLNVDHSIPDEEIGEVTFRLRVSKDTLAARGLAPSDVVVYRYHDGQWQAASMSVVDETATHHVFEATVPGLSVFAVSGQAAVADDPTPPATDEPTGTDSPDDSDSSDESVDGGLMDEGSTSDTPSSSPEQFKASPGVLIAAIVALSVGIGALWLYRRSHRGRP; from the coding sequence ATGAGCAGGCCGCACCCGAAGGCGAGTCGAAACACTGCACTGGTGCTCGCAGTCCTGACGGCATGTGCCGTGATCGTGATCGGTGGTGGCGCCGCGGCCGCGTCGAGTCACGACGGCTGCATATCGGTATCCAGCGCGACAGTCATCGACCAGCCGGGCTGTTACGTCCTCGATTCGGACCTGACGGCGTCCGGCGATCCGATCGTCGAGATCAACGCGAGCGACGTTGTGTTCGACGGGCAGTCTCACGACATCGGCGGCGGCGATCCGGCGATTCACGTCATGCCTGACGTCTCGAACGTCACCGTCCAGAACGTCACCGTCTACTCGTCGTACGCCGGGATTTACATCGAGTCTGCAAGCGACGTGACCGTCGAGGACGTGACGGCACGAAACAACGTCTATGAGGGGATCTCCGTCGACGATTCGACGGGCGTCACGATCGCCAACTCGACGACGCGGGACAACGACTACGATGGTATTTACGTCGACACTGCCACCGACCTCACCATTGCCAACGTCACCACCAGGAACAACGACGATGGCATCGAGCTCCAGTACGCCTCGAACGTTACGATTCGGGACGTCACCCACCGGTACGACGCGTACTGGGGGCTCCACGCCGAGGACTCCGTGAACGTGACCGTCGAGCGGATGACGACGGAGCTATCGAACGGCGAGGGATTTGACGACGGCGCCATTTATTTCGACGAGACGAACGGCTCCATCGTCGACTCGAGCCTCGCCGTCGGCGAGTACGGCCTTGGCGTCGAGCTGTACTACTCCCACGGGACAGTCATCGACAACGTGACCGTGAGCGCCTCGGAGAATCACGCACTCGACGTCGACAGGAGCGAGGACGTCGTCGTCCGCGACAGCACGTTCGCGACCGGGCCATACGACGACGCGGTGTACGTCGACAACTCGCCCGACGCGCGACTGACTGACCTCTCCGTCGAGGGCGGGGAGTACGGCGTCGCGCTCTCCGGCTCGGCGAACGTCACCATGCAGAACGTCGCGATGGACAACTCGACGTGGGGCTTCTCCATGTCCGGGCATTATCGCCACGACATCGACCAGTCGAACACGATCGACGGCCTGCCGGTCTACATCTACGAAGGCGTCGACGGGATGACCTTCGACGGGAGCGTTCCCCGGGGGTACCTCGCCGTCGTTGACGGCTCCGACATCTCGCTCACGGGATTCGAACGCACCGACACCGGACAGGCGTTCGTCGCCGCGCACGTCCAGGGACTCTCCGTGGAGTCGGCCAACCTGACTGACAATGAGTATGGCCTGCACGTCGTCAACTCGACGAGCGTCTTGATCACCGACACGAACGTCTCCGGCTCTCACTACGGTATGTACCTCGGTGACTCACCCGGTGCAACGGTCGATTCACTCGTCGCATACAGGGGCGAGTACTACTCCGGTGGTAAACAGGCTATTCGCGCAGGTAGTTCGCCCGACCTCACCGTGAGGAACGGCACGTTCGATCGGATGAAGGTGTGGCTGACCGATAGCGATCGCCTCCTCCTCGAAGACAGTTACCTTGAGGGAACGAAAGTCGAGTTCTTCGGCTCTGAGGATGTCATCATCCGTGACAATGAGTTCGTCGGCGGAGGGACCGTCGTCGACGTCCGGGACCGCTCACGACGGGCGACCATCGAGAACAACACGATCGCCAACCCTTACGGCTACGGGATCTCGCTCATGGAGAACAGCAACGGCGCCGTGATCCGTAGCAACGAGATTCACGGCGTGACCCAGGGGACCTCCCATACGGGCGTGGGCATCCAGCTCGTTTACACCGAGGCACACATCACGAACAACACGATCGACGGCGTCGAGCGTGCCGGCATCGGCCTCAGTGGGGGGACCGGAGCGATCGTGGAGAACAATACCGTCACAAACAGCCCGACTGGAATCGAGACGAACATCAACCGGAACACCCGGGAGTTCGTCGTTCGACACAACACGATCGACGGTGTGACCGACGGCGTGGTGCTGACCCGCTATGCGAGTGATGCGGTGATCGAAGGCAACGCCATCGGTAACGCCTCCGGGAACGGGATCGAGGCCACCGGGTCGTCGTATTCGAGCACGAAGTCGTCCAACGTCACGATCACCGCGAATCACGTCACGTTCGTCGGCACCAACGGGGCGTATCTGAACAACGTCGAGGAGTACACGGTCGCGGACAACACCTTCACGAACGGCACCGGCGCACGAGCGATCCACGTCAGCGCAAGCGACACGGCCGCCGTCACGGGTAACGACGTCGACGGCTACGGCGAACTCACCGCACTGCGCGACCAGCCCCGCGGGGCGATCACCGTCGCCGACGCCACAAACGTACTCGTCGAGGCGAATAGCCTCGAGTCGAGCGTCGTCGGCATCCAGATCCTCGAGGCCGGTGGGAGCGTAACGGTCTCGGACAACGCCGTTACGAACGCGACGCACGTCGGAATCGGCGTCGACGCACCGGAGGCAACGATCAGCACCAACGATGTCCGCTGGACCGCCGGACCGGGGATCGCCATCGGGAGTCGAACCCTCCCTGCCCAGGGCGAAGACGAGATCGTCGCCGACAGCGTCACCGTCGCGAACAACCTCGTCGTCGAGAACGACCTCGGGATCGCCGTCTGGGACGACGACGCGACCGTCTCGGCGAACCACGTCGAGCGAAACGGCGCTGGAATCCACGTCGGCTCGGCACTCGGTATCGACGGCGTCACGCTCGTCGACAACGTCATCGCCGACAACCGGAACGAGACGGCCACCGAGGTCAGAGAGAGCAGAGGGATCGTCCTCGATCACCTCGTCGGTGGGACGGTCGCGAACAACACGGTGACGAACTCGCTCGCCGCGATCCAGTTCATCGCGACGTCGGACGTCGTTGTCGAGGACAATCGCTTCAACGACTCAAACCAGGGACTAGCGTTCGTCCAGACGCTCTCGCACATTGACCAGACGGCGGACGGCGATCCACGCTACACCTGGACGCCGCCGTCGACAAACGTCACGGTCCGACACAACGCCCTCGAGGACAACGACGAGAGTGTCCATTTCACCGTCGGACCGAGCATAGTCGTCGACGACGGCTCGACGAAGGACGTGACCGAACCGACGTTCAACGAGGGTGATGAACACCTCGTCTACGACAATCTCTTCAACGGAACTACTGCATTCAACGAGACCTATGCCGTCAACGAGTCGTTCTTGCCCGGTTACGAGCGCGACGTGTTCCCGAACGCGTGGAACGTTTCGGCGACGTCCGGGACGAACGTCGCGAACGGATCGGTCCTCGGCGGCAACTACTGGGCATCACCAGACAGCAGTGGCTACAGCCAGACCTGTACCGACGCCGACGGCGATGGCCTCTGCGACGCTCCGTACGAACTGGCGGGCGCGAACAACACCGATTGGCTGCCGCTCGCCGATCCAGATGCGAAGGCTTCGTCTCCTCACGGACCGATTGCCGTATCCGATCATTTCATCACCACGATGGACGAGCCACTGCAGGTAGTGGCCCCGGGGATCGTCGCCAACGACCACCACCCGGATGGGAGTTCAGTGTCGGTATCGCAGGTCGGATCGCCAGCCCACGGGACCGTCTTCCACGAGCCCGACGGGGAAGTTTCGTACGGACCCGATCAGGGCTTCACCGGGACGGACACGTTCACCTACCGGATCGAGGACGAGGATGGCGAGTTGTCGAACTGGGCGACCGTCACCGTCGAAGTGCTTCCCGACCCCGACCGGCCACCCTACGCCGCCGCCGACCACTACACGATCCTTGAAGGCGAGACGCTGGAAGCAGCAGTACTTGAGAACGGCTATGACGCCGACGGTGACGAACTCGTGGTCGCCGATTACAATGGCTCGGTCGAGGGCGGCTCGCTGGTCGGTGTCCCAGCCGGGTTCGGCTACACGCCACCATCCGATTTCACCGGGAAGGATACGTTCACCTATCGGATCAAGGACGAGGACGGCAAGTTGTCGAACTGGGCGACCGTCACCGTCGAGGTACTTCCCGACCCGGACCGGCCACCCTACGCCACCGCCGACCACTACACGATCCTCGAGGGCGAGACGCTGGAAGCAGCAGTACTTGAAAACGACTACGACCCCGACGGTGACGAACTCGTGGTCGCTGATTACAACGGATCCGCCCAGGGCGCGTCGGTGATCGGGGTTCCCGCTGGGTTCGGCTACACGCCGCCGGACGGGTTCACCGGCACCGACACGTTCACGTATCGCGTTCAGAAGGAGGACCAGTCGAGCACTGACACGTCGCCGTGGGGCGTCCAGGGTACCGGCCCGTACTCGAACTGGGCGACCGTCACCGTCGAGGTGCTCCCTGACCCGAATCGTGCACCCGTCTCCGCGCCCGATACCTACGTTACCGAGGTAGACGACACGCTCTCGGTGACCGCTCCGGGCGTCCTCAGGAACGATCGTGATCTGGACGGCGACGACATCGGCGTCGACGACTTCGACGAGGCCCGGCACGGATTGATTTCCGTGGCGGCCGACGGCACCCTCACGTACGTCCCAGATCCCGGGTTCGCCGGCACTGAGGCCGTTCGGTACGTCGCGGCGGACCCCTCGAGCGTCACCGCTGACGGGCTCGTGACGATTCTCGTCGTCGACCCGAACCGACCAGCCACGGTCGCCGTCACACCCGACCCCCTCGAGTTCGGGACCATCGAGACCGGGACCGCCGAGACGGCGACGGTCACGGTGACGAACGTCGGAGGAACGCCGCTCACCGTGTCCGGTGTCGACCTGGCGGGATCGGAGACGACGCCCTTCGACGTCGTCGCTGGTAACACGACGACACAGCTCGCGACCGGTGCAACGCACGCCGTCACGGTATCGTTCGAACCGACCACCGTCGGGGGAGCCAGCGAAACGCTGCGGATTCACACCAACGACACGACGACACCGATGCTCGAACTCGAGCTTTCGGGTACCGGCATCACCTCGGATGACGGCGCTGAGGGATCCGATGGTGGGGACGCTGGCGTCGGCGCGGGGAGTGGTTCCGACGACTCCAGCGCCGATTCCGGTGGGTCCGACTCCCCGACCGGCCAGCCGGGTTCTGACGTCACTGTCACCCGGTCGGCCGACGGGACGACCGACGTCTCCGTCGAGAACGCACAGAACGGGACGGCTGTTGACATCGAGATGTCCGGAACGGGGTCGGGCAACGTCACCCTCGACGGGCTCAACATCACGCCCCTAGTCGACGGCGACTTCACGCTGAACGTCAGCGTCAGCGAGGACGCCCCGCCGGGCGCGCCCGATACCACGCCGTCCGGCGAGCCGCCGATCAGCTACCTGAACGTCGACCACTCGATTCCCGACGAGGAGATCGGTGAGGTCACCTTCCGGCTGCGTGTTTCGAAGGACACACTCGCCGCACGCGGTCTCGCACCCTCGGACGTCGTGGTCTACCGCTACCACGACGGCCAGTGGCAGGCCGCATCAATGAGCGTCGTCGACGAAACCGCCACGCACCACGTCTTCGAGGCGACGGTCCCTGGCCTCTCGGTATTCGCGGTAAGCGGCCAAGCAGCAGTCGCAGACGACCCCACGCCGCCCGCGACAGATGAGCCGACCGGAACCGATTCACCGGACGATTCCGACTCGTCCGACGAATCGGTGGACGGCGGACTAATGGACGAGGGGTCGACGTCGGATACGCCGTCTTCAAGCCCGGAGCAGTTCAAAGCCAGCCCCGGGGTGCTCATCGCTGCCATCGTCGCGCTCTCAGTCGGAATCGGTGCGCTGTGGCTATACCGTCGCTCTCATCGCGGCCGCCCGTGA
- a CDS encoding helix-turn-helix transcriptional regulator gives MNERLEDIEFFARSRNRVAVLEALVDSPHTRRSLQVETGASRVTIGRIVGDLQERGWIRWTDDGYRTTSTGRAVAAALLELCETLDAAAVLEPLAPSLPPEFLTIDVTHFRDAEVGVPSETDPLAAARTAAELMDQCDEVRILAHAVTSNTVTSQIRAAEKHGQRSAVVLSEATLESMLGDATMQTQLDRLLDLEEVAMYRYDGTIPVSMGIYDDETVGIGTIDESAYPNAFLVSTDETVLEWARETFDEIRRGSKAIRSADLRL, from the coding sequence ATGAACGAGCGTCTCGAAGATATCGAGTTCTTCGCCCGCTCGAGGAACCGAGTCGCGGTCCTCGAGGCACTGGTCGACAGCCCCCACACACGTCGCTCCTTACAGGTGGAGACAGGTGCATCCCGGGTGACTATCGGTCGAATCGTCGGTGATCTCCAAGAGCGGGGGTGGATCCGCTGGACAGACGACGGCTACCGCACGACGTCGACCGGGCGAGCGGTGGCTGCGGCCCTCCTCGAGCTGTGTGAGACGCTCGACGCCGCTGCGGTTCTCGAGCCGCTCGCCCCATCCCTGCCGCCGGAGTTCCTCACGATCGACGTCACACATTTCCGCGACGCCGAGGTCGGCGTTCCGAGCGAAACCGACCCACTCGCTGCCGCCAGGACCGCCGCAGAGTTGATGGACCAGTGCGATGAGGTCAGGATCCTCGCCCACGCCGTGACGAGCAATACCGTCACCAGCCAGATCCGGGCCGCAGAGAAACACGGACAGCGCTCAGCAGTCGTCCTTAGCGAGGCGACGCTCGAATCGATGCTCGGAGACGCAACGATGCAAACCCAGTTAGACCGGTTGCTCGACCTCGAGGAGGTTGCGATGTACCGGTACGACGGGACGATTCCGGTGTCGATGGGAATTTACGACGACGAGACCGTCGGAATCGGCACTATCGACGAATCTGCCTACCCCAACGCGTTTCTCGTTTCGACAGATGAAACGGTTCTCGAGTGGGCCCGGGAAACGTTCGACGAGATTCGACGGGGGTCTAAAGCGATTCGGAGCGCCGATCTCCGCCTGTAG
- a CDS encoding RNA-guided endonuclease InsQ/TnpB family protein produces MVGDSATRTVPVKLDVDESAADLLHQTIDHFLNAANYVVDVAWEPDWKITSKQKLHDQTYYDVRDDSPLPANLVQAARNRAAEAVKGVIERWKEGKKASKPEFRSRFASYDARTVTVNDDHATLATIDERVAAEFVLPDEQRETPHAAYLFNDDYEVKGATLHYDEVKDCFYLHVRTKPVVENDEADKGDTKHVSVLGVDLGITNIATTSTGTFWSGGELNHWHREYEKRRGTLQQTGTRWAHENVQRVGRKQTRRFEQMLHTIANELIEEALETDCTHIVFEQLKGIRERLPHAKAVHKWAFHRLFEYITYKAETEGLVVEQINPAYTSQRCSTCGFTHKDNRPHNNGQDEFECLKCGYEVHADYNAAKNIGLKYLRNQQKSGRGGAPVGVRLNSGMMNVNGEYSPTPLTG; encoded by the coding sequence ATGGTGGGAGACTCAGCCACTCGAACCGTCCCCGTCAAACTCGACGTCGACGAGAGTGCCGCTGACCTCCTCCACCAGACCATCGACCACTTCCTCAACGCCGCCAACTACGTCGTAGACGTAGCGTGGGAACCAGACTGGAAAATCACCAGCAAACAAAAACTCCACGACCAAACGTACTACGACGTAAGAGACGACTCACCGCTCCCGGCCAACCTCGTGCAAGCCGCACGAAACCGCGCCGCAGAAGCCGTCAAAGGAGTCATCGAGCGCTGGAAGGAAGGCAAGAAAGCTTCCAAACCCGAGTTCAGGTCACGGTTCGCCAGCTACGACGCGCGAACCGTCACCGTCAACGACGACCACGCCACACTCGCCACGATAGATGAGAGAGTGGCCGCAGAGTTCGTCCTTCCCGACGAACAGCGGGAGACGCCACACGCGGCGTACCTGTTCAACGATGACTACGAGGTGAAAGGGGCCACGCTCCACTACGATGAGGTTAAGGACTGTTTCTACCTCCATGTACGGACAAAGCCCGTCGTGGAGAACGATGAAGCCGACAAAGGTGATACCAAGCACGTCTCCGTCCTTGGTGTTGACCTTGGCATCACAAACATCGCAACCACCTCAACAGGCACGTTTTGGAGCGGTGGCGAACTCAACCACTGGCACCGCGAATACGAAAAACGTCGAGGCACCCTCCAACAGACTGGCACGCGCTGGGCACACGAAAACGTCCAGCGAGTCGGTCGAAAGCAGACTCGACGCTTTGAGCAGATGCTTCACACCATCGCGAACGAACTCATCGAGGAAGCCCTCGAAACCGATTGTACGCATATCGTGTTCGAGCAATTGAAAGGCATCCGTGAACGCTTGCCGCACGCAAAAGCGGTTCACAAGTGGGCGTTCCACCGTTTGTTCGAGTACATCACGTACAAAGCCGAAACCGAGGGGCTTGTTGTGGAGCAAATTAATCCGGCGTACACAAGCCAGCGTTGCTCGACATGTGGATTCACTCACAAGGATAATCGTCCACACAACAACGGTCAGGACGAGTTTGAGTGTCTGAAGTGTGGGTATGAAGTTCACGCGGATTACAACGCGGCGAAGAATATCGGTCTGAAGTATCTCCGCAATCAGCAAAAGTCTGGTCGTGGAGGCGCACCCGTAGGCGTGCGCTTGAACAGCGGGATGATGAACGTGAACGGCGAGTATTCGCCTACCCCTTTGACGGGTTAG